The proteins below are encoded in one region of Candidatus Sericytochromatia bacterium:
- a CDS encoding 1-acyl-sn-glycerol-3-phosphate acyltransferase, whose translation MNPDPCFGDVPAARIFRLNEERADLVREVVARLLQETGEQEGSIELAVNDVAFHELARLESEGTSSPAYRQWKELYRGLGRKTAEEKGAILRRLSEGFAQDIVGNFDPGVYRFATSIIPRGLSLLFRNRSLSRGPRALELERRISVQGRVDSLRRLVRRGTVVLVPTHSSNLDSIVVGFALDRLGLPPFTYGAGKNLFSNRLVGYFMHNLGAYKVDRRLKNQLYLRTLKTYSTVILERGYHSLFFPGGTRSRSGGIEQKLKLGLLGTGLVAYQNNLRAQVAQPNIYIVPMTINYPLVLEGASQIDDHLKAVGKSRYIIEDDEFSQLGRIFAYGRSVLDFDGQMFLHIGQALDPFGNPVSDEGVSLDPHGRPIDLLKYLTLNGQLRVHPVRDAEYTRECGEAIQVAYMRNNVALATHVVAYTVFQMLQAIHPGFDIYRLVRLSEDTALPRHRVLQALERVRDALLELAARGGIQLSPAVLGEPVETVLAIAERYFRMYHTRPLVEAEAESLLLRDVKLLFYYHNRLKGYGLETCFQGSHSGGP comes from the coding sequence TTGAACCCCGACCCCTGTTTCGGGGACGTGCCAGCTGCCCGAATCTTTCGCTTGAACGAGGAGCGGGCCGACCTGGTGCGCGAGGTGGTGGCGCGCCTGCTCCAAGAAACGGGTGAGCAGGAAGGTAGCATCGAACTCGCCGTGAACGACGTGGCTTTCCACGAACTGGCGCGACTGGAGTCCGAAGGGACGTCCTCGCCTGCCTATCGCCAGTGGAAGGAGCTCTACCGCGGCCTGGGGCGCAAGACGGCGGAGGAGAAGGGCGCCATCCTGCGCCGCCTGTCCGAGGGATTTGCCCAGGATATCGTGGGCAACTTTGATCCAGGTGTCTATCGCTTCGCCACCTCGATCATTCCACGCGGCCTTTCCCTGCTGTTCCGGAATCGCTCGCTGTCTCGGGGCCCCCGGGCGCTGGAACTTGAGCGGCGCATCTCCGTTCAGGGGCGGGTCGATTCGCTGCGCCGACTGGTTCGACGCGGAACGGTGGTGTTGGTGCCCACGCACTCCTCCAATCTCGATTCGATCGTCGTGGGTTTCGCCCTGGACCGTCTGGGGCTGCCGCCTTTCACCTACGGAGCCGGTAAGAACCTCTTCAGCAATCGCTTGGTCGGCTATTTCATGCACAACCTCGGGGCCTACAAGGTGGACCGGCGGCTGAAGAATCAGCTCTACCTGCGGACGCTCAAAACATACTCGACCGTCATCCTGGAGCGTGGCTACCACAGCCTGTTTTTCCCTGGTGGTACGCGGTCGCGCAGTGGTGGTATCGAGCAGAAGCTGAAATTGGGCCTGCTCGGGACCGGCCTGGTGGCGTATCAGAACAATCTCAGGGCTCAGGTGGCTCAGCCCAACATCTACATCGTGCCGATGACCATCAATTATCCGCTGGTTTTGGAGGGCGCCTCGCAGATCGATGATCACCTCAAGGCCGTGGGCAAGAGTCGCTACATCATCGAGGATGATGAATTCAGCCAGCTGGGCCGAATTTTCGCCTATGGGCGATCAGTGCTGGACTTCGATGGTCAGATGTTTTTGCACATCGGGCAGGCGCTTGACCCCTTCGGAAATCCGGTCTCCGATGAGGGAGTTTCGCTGGACCCTCACGGTAGACCGATCGATTTGTTGAAGTACCTCACACTGAACGGGCAACTCCGCGTTCACCCCGTGCGGGACGCCGAATACACCCGAGAATGTGGTGAGGCGATCCAGGTCGCCTACATGCGCAACAACGTGGCGCTGGCCACTCACGTCGTGGCCTATACCGTGTTTCAAATGCTCCAGGCCATTCATCCTGGCTTCGACATCTACCGGCTGGTGCGATTGTCGGAGGACACCGCGCTGCCGCGTCATCGTGTGCTCCAAGCGCTCGAACGGGTCAGGGACGCCTTGCTGGAACTGGCGGCGCGGGGGGGCATTCAACTTTCTCCGGCGGTTCTGGGGGAGCCAGTCGAAACGGTGCTGGCGATCGCCGAACGCTACTTCCGGATGTATCACACCCGGCCACTGGTGGAGGCGGAGGCAGAAAGCTTGCTGCTGCGGGATGTGAAACTGCTGTTCTACTACCACAATCGTCTCAAGGGATACGGCCTGGAGACTTGCTTCCAGGGTTCGCACTCGGGGGGGCCGTGA
- a CDS encoding NAD(P)H-dependent glycerol-3-phosphate dehydrogenase gives MGESSEMAFQGTIGIVGGGSWGTALAHLVGGHGHAVCHWMRDAGTVQEVNQQHTNSRYLPGMALPLTVKATQDLREVAESCRLILVVVPSHSFRGVMRELGQWLDGGHMLVHATKGFEPGTFKRMSTLIQEETCVRQLGVLSGPNLAREVALGQPSATVLASRFPAVIEAARSVLVGKTFRVYVNTDVVGTEVGGALKNILAIASGIVTGLEFGENTKALLLTRGLVEMARLGVQMGAVPATFSGLSGIGDLMATCFSPLSRNHQVGLRLARGESLDQIVRSMNQVAEGIKTTQSVHAYALAQGVYMPITEGVYRILHEGTPPQEVLGQLMENSRFVFEHDPEFSLS, from the coding sequence ATGGGTGAGTCATCGGAGATGGCCTTTCAAGGAACGATCGGAATCGTCGGCGGAGGCAGTTGGGGAACCGCGTTGGCCCATCTGGTGGGTGGACACGGCCATGCGGTCTGCCACTGGATGCGTGACGCCGGAACTGTCCAGGAAGTCAACCAGCAACACACCAATTCCAGGTACTTGCCGGGTATGGCGTTGCCTCTCACGGTCAAGGCCACACAAGACCTTCGAGAGGTGGCCGAGTCTTGCCGCCTGATCCTGGTGGTCGTTCCGTCACACAGTTTTCGCGGGGTGATGCGGGAACTTGGGCAATGGCTGGATGGCGGGCACATGTTGGTCCACGCCACCAAAGGCTTCGAGCCCGGCACCTTCAAGCGTATGTCCACTCTGATTCAGGAAGAGACCTGTGTCCGCCAGCTCGGCGTTCTGTCGGGACCCAACCTGGCGCGAGAAGTGGCCCTCGGCCAGCCCAGCGCGACGGTGCTGGCGAGTCGCTTCCCAGCGGTCATCGAGGCCGCACGGAGCGTGCTGGTCGGCAAGACGTTTCGCGTCTATGTCAACACGGACGTGGTTGGAACCGAGGTGGGTGGTGCCTTGAAGAATATCCTGGCGATCGCCTCTGGCATCGTGACCGGGTTGGAATTCGGGGAAAACACCAAGGCCCTGCTCTTGACCCGCGGCCTGGTGGAAATGGCCCGGCTGGGGGTCCAGATGGGGGCTGTTCCCGCCACATTCAGTGGACTTTCCGGCATCGGAGATCTCATGGCCACGTGTTTTTCCCCCCTGTCCCGTAACCATCAGGTGGGGCTGCGACTGGCCCGGGGTGAATCACTGGACCAGATCGTGCGATCCATGAACCAGGTGGCAGAAGGCATCAAAACGACCCAGTCGGTGCACGCCTACGCGCTGGCGCAGGGCGTCTACATGCCCATTACGGAGGGGGTCTATCGCATTCTGCACGAAGGAACGCCGCCGCAGGAGGTGTTGGGCCAGTTGATGGAGAACAGCCGCTTCGTGTTCGAACACGACCCGGAGTTCAGCCTCAGCTAA
- a CDS encoding sigma-70 family RNA polymerase sigma factor, whose protein sequence is MEKVFQTYSAREKQRLVEDFLPLVKKIARGLARRSTDPVEDLIQVGSIGLLEAINRYETGHNTEFKTYAVHFITGHIRHYLRDRQNLLRGPRVLQELSYRLSQVTNRLTQELGRDPSNQELATILEVTPEQVDQVKMYDRRVTVLWLDQESGDADDDEQRSLLDTLSDGRIGVDGRDELDDRLVLAEALEHLTDAQRRLLELRYFHDMTQAELSRRLGISQMEVCRRLKKAEKQLRQALVPAIPR, encoded by the coding sequence ATGGAAAAGGTGTTTCAAACCTACAGTGCCAGGGAAAAGCAACGCCTGGTCGAGGATTTCCTTCCGCTCGTCAAGAAGATTGCGCGCGGGCTGGCCCGGCGTAGCACGGACCCTGTGGAAGACCTGATTCAGGTCGGTTCGATTGGCCTGCTCGAGGCCATCAATCGCTATGAAACGGGCCACAACACCGAGTTCAAAACCTATGCGGTGCATTTCATCACCGGGCACATCCGCCACTACCTGCGCGACCGGCAGAACCTGCTGCGCGGCCCACGGGTGCTCCAGGAACTGTCCTACCGCCTCAGTCAGGTCACGAACCGACTCACGCAAGAACTTGGTCGCGACCCTTCCAACCAAGAGCTGGCGACGATTCTGGAAGTCACCCCCGAACAAGTGGACCAGGTCAAGATGTACGACCGCCGCGTCACTGTTCTTTGGCTGGATCAGGAGAGTGGGGACGCCGACGACGACGAGCAGCGGTCGCTCCTCGACACCCTTTCCGATGGTCGCATCGGCGTGGATGGTCGGGACGAACTGGACGACCGCCTGGTTCTGGCCGAGGCCCTCGAACATCTGACGGATGCACAGCGCCGCTTGCTAGAACTGCGGTACTTCCACGATATGACGCAGGCCGAACTCTCCCGCCGTCTCGGCATCAGTCAGATGGAGGTCTGTCGTCGGCTCAAGAAAGCCGAAAAGCAATTGCGGCAAGCCTTGGTCCCAGCGATTCCGCGCTGA